One genomic region from Myxocyprinus asiaticus isolate MX2 ecotype Aquarium Trade chromosome 27, UBuf_Myxa_2, whole genome shotgun sequence encodes:
- the LOC127417818 gene encoding uncharacterized protein LOC127417818 gives MLVKVKLGDAQKFVKITELSLKEFLSAAFLKFGVLTVPENVMVVDESGTEVDDDVFEDVVKDPSVGVLTIKHGADLESASPQASPVQLNQSLSSSIDSTDSQNTVIIEESSSSKRMRLDYEAKKLVESILVQKPGGERVINEYNRTKTLGDETRRKMVNILAADMTEKNGTSPPRQVKEKYARGIVALFPYLSEPFSKNGYEHYYDCESGTGYLAWRIKTIQRGLAKERRASFEGQGASSEGMSGGPTVRRESEFTPEIVLSEDECKESIAFMKHSADEDTVKKKMKLTFDYRHNMVLDPMQSSDILTVFSRFKDVKGLIEQDFVLMFGEGVSGKLLEKWTTAFKKKVIEQSKKLPTTSDLEELLLAAQFPDHPEEGVNFAWDSDLSSILLLLHLIPPSAQGRCSFLLFNISVMVFALSSQSGTNIEEHLRDITASAQPYLLAVGPQKNSVHQYFIVLDQHAIPCKSTSSLGAFDELFKAHFVFGTSYNTMLHNMYTFIQTTVYNIDVGKVKESPRVAEGLGRKNERKKEMEKKRAVAPHSSTF, from the exons ATGCTGGTTAAGGTGAAACTTGGGGATGCTCAAAAATTTGTTAAAATAACCGAGCTGAGCCTGAAGGAGTTTTTGTCTGCTG CTTTTTTAAAGTTTGGTGTCCTAACTGTACCCGAGAATGTGATGGTTGTTGATGAATCAGGGACGGAGGTGGATGATGATGTTTTTGAGGATGTAGTTAAAGATCCCTCAGTTGGAGTTCTAACCATAAAACATGGTGCAG ACTTGGAATCTGCCTCTCCACAAGCCTCTCCTGTGCAGTTAAATCAGTCCCTGTCTTCATCTATTGACTCCACTGACTCACAGAACACAGTGATTATTGAAGAAAGCTCTTCAAGTAAAAGAATGAGGCTAGATTATGAAGCTAAAAAG TTGGTGGAATCCATTCTTGTCCAGAAACCTGGTGGGGAGCGTGTAATAAATGAATACAACCGAACTAAGACTTTGGGGGATGAAACGAGAAGGAAAATGGTGAACATCCTGGCAGCTGACATGACAGAAAAGAACGG tacatcacCACCACGGCAGGTTAAAGAAAAATACGCCAGAGGAATTGTGGCTTTGTTCCCTTACCTCAGTGAACCCTTCTCCAAAAATGGCTAT GAGCATTACTATGATTGTGAGAGTGGCACTGGGTACTTGGCATGGAGAATCAAAACTATACAGAGAGGCTTGGCTAAAGAACGACGAGCATCATTTGAAG GACAAGGAGCATCTTCAGAGGGGATGTCTGGTGGACCAACTGTAAGACGGGAGTCAGAGTTTACTCCAGAGATTGTCTTGAGTGAGGATGAATGCAAGGAATCAATTGCATTCATGAAACATTCTGCTGATGAGGACACAGTCAAGAAGAAGATGAAATTGACATTTGACTATCGCCACAACATGGTTCTTGACCCTATGCAGTCAAGCGATATATTGACAGTCTTTTCACGTTTCAAAGACGTTAAAGGCTTG ATTGAGCAAGACTTTGTTCTGATGTTTGGAGAAGGAGTGTCAGGCAAGCTACTGGAGAAATGGACGACTGCATTCAAGAAAAAAGTGATTGAGCAGTCCAAAAAGCTTCCAACCACCAGTGATTTAGAAGAACTCCTGCTAGCAGCTCAATTTCCTGATCACCCAGAAGAAGGTGTTAATTTTG CTTGGGACTCTGACCTCTCTTCTATACTACTGCTGTTGCATCTGATCCCACCTTCTGCCCAAGGCCGTTGTAGTTTTCTGTTGTTTAACATATCAGTGATGGTCTTTGCTTTGTCTTCTCAGAGTGGAACAAACATTGAGGAGCATCTTCGAGACATCACTGCTAGTGCTCAGCCCTATCTCCTGGCAGTGGGACCTCAGAAGAATTCAGTTCACCAGTACTTCATCGTTCTTGATCAGCATGCCATTCCATGCAAGTCAACCTCTTCTCTTGGTGCCTTTGACGAACTGTTTAAGGCACACTTTGTTTTTGGCACATCTTACAATACTATGCTACACAACATGTACACTTTCATTCAGACTACTGTATACAACATAGATGTTGGCAAAGTGAAAGAGAGCCCTCGTGTTGCTGAG